One window of the Maylandia zebra isolate NMK-2024a linkage group LG19, Mzebra_GT3a, whole genome shotgun sequence genome contains the following:
- the col12a1a gene encoding collagen alpha-1(XII) chain isoform X1, with the protein MKIGLSLATAAFLAALLSSIDAQVEPPSNLKFHILNENTVEMSWMRPSATIEGFKIQVQVPDGDEPTRDFTLDASATMTSLTDLTPDLDYSVSISSYYGSEESIPIFGQLTIQSSNSSGRVRRPQADAIKCSVSAIADLVFLVDGSWSVGRENFKHIRSFIGSLAGAFDIGEDKTRVAVVQYSSDTRTEFPLTRYTRRGDLLQAINSLPYKGGNTMTGDAIEYLVRNIFTEAAGSRKAFPKVAMIITDGKSQDPVEAHARRLRNIGVEIFVLGIKGADEDELREIASTPHSKHVYNVPNFDMIQEVQKEIITQVCSGVDEQLNILVSGEEMVEPASNLEVTEVSSKSMRVTWAPSLGDITGYKLTLNPMLPGMKRQELYIGAGQTSVNVRDLSPETEYEISLYALKGLTPSEPIVELEKTQPVKVSTECSLGVDVQADVVLLVDGSYSIGLQNFAKVRAFLEVLVNSFDIGPNKIQISLVQYSRDTYTEFALNTHHDINAVVRAVRTFPYRGGSTNTGRAMTYVREKIFVPARGARQNIPRVMVLITDGKSSDSFRDAATKLRNIDVEIFAVGVKDAVRSELEAIANPPADTHVYEVEDFDAFQRISKELTQSICLRIEQELLNIKKRSLLPPSDLRFSEITSRSFRATWVPPLANVLSYLLRFRKAEDVTGDYISLALPGDTNTAVLPHLYPLTTYEVNVFAQYDKGDSFPLTGEETTLEEQGAVRNLRVTEETTNSFKVSWQAAPGSVIRYRLSYVPLSGTGEILEAQTLGPETTIVLQELFPITTYRVSVSAEYASGLGSEMQVDGTTKEVRGSPRDLRVFDETISTMKLAWRSAPGNVLQYRIAFKPAEGGERKEISVKGDTTQAVLKNLQPATEYELFVSARYSSGLGDPLLGTGTTLEELGSPRDLVTSDVTDTSFAVSWTAAPGNVRQYRVTYKSLFTTESGEAVIPGSSTTTVLQGLTPETRYEVSVFAVYGHGTGQALVGEETTDVSAAGRSIVVSEETEKSMKVTWQPAPGNVVNYRVTYKPQAGGRQLAAKVPGGTTTTVLRRLTPLTTYDITVVPVYRSGEGKARQGEGTTLTPYKGPRNLQTSEPTKTSFRVTWDHAPGDVRGYKVTYHPVEDDIDLGQLLVGPYDNTVVLEELRAGTKYTVSVFGMFEGGESMPLAGEEYTTYSDAPDPPNFDKPNTMCRTNAQADIVLLVDGSWSIGRLNFKTIRAFIARMVGVFDIGPDRVQIGLAQYSGDPKTEWHLNAHRTRESLLDAVSNLPYKGGNTMTGLALNYILQNNFKEDVGMRPSARKIGVLITDGKSQDDVIANSQNLRNQGIELYAIGIKNADENELRSIASEPNDIHMYNVADFSFLLDIVDRVSDNLCNSVKGPGGAPDAPTNLVTSEVTHRSFRVTWDGPDDQPEKYRVEYRTLSGAPQQVIVDGSQTTVVLQRLNPLTQYLVSVYSVVGEESSDALDGKETTLPLSAVRRMEIYDQQVTTMRVRWERAPGATGYMLLYSAINATQPTTEQEIRVGGDTTDVQLVKLLPNTAYTLSLFALHGESASEPLTKQGVTLPMPPAGELRVRDITHSTMTLDWDAAPGPVRKYLITYKPESGDAKELEVGGRVTSRQLDNLISQTEYALAVTPVYDEGPGQPMLGEAITDVVPAPKNLRFTEVTHTSFVAHWEHGAPDVALYRIGWVKKGDANTQYAILNNDETTHLLENLESDTPYDVSVTAIYPDESESEDLLGTERTLRRQNGSPLPLPAPTNLVVYNETTTTLNAMWTPPTGRVQNYKISYVPTSGGRIQTTQVGGKKTTVLLPKLTPDTEYAISVVAVYAKGASGPLEGIGKTKPLGGVRNLRVTDPTTSTLTVQWEPAEGSVRQYRIFYVSAAGGVEDMVQVSGSTYSTVLRNLDSDTVYTVSVVPVYAAGEGLRMSENGKTLERSPVRNIQVYNPTTNTLNVRWEAATGPVQQYRVVYSPLNGAKPSESILVPGSTTTALLQQLLPNTDYNVGVVALYSDGEGPAIMDEGKTLPRSAPRNLRVYDPTTTTLSVSWDHADGPVMEYRITYAQITGDPIEGYTTVPGNRNNVILQNLDPDTPYNIKVTAIYADGAGGEVDGDGRTVGMLGPRNLRVSDEWYTRFRVSWDPAPSRVNGYKIIYQPEGSDESMEVSVGDVTSHQLHNLKPGTTYDLKVLAQYNTGDSAPLVGQGTTLYLNVTDLNTYNVGYDSFCLRWAPHRAATSYRLKVNPFDTSRSGAQEITVRGSENSYCFDGLTPDTLYNATVYTQTPNLEGPGVSIKERTLVKPTPVPTKAPTPPPPATVPPALDVCKGAKADLVFLIDGSWSIGDDSFNKVLQFVTSMTAAFDVISPKGMQVSFVQYSDDARTEFKLNTYHDKGIVISALQGVRYRGGNTKTGIALKHVYEKVFTSDNGMRRNVPKVLVVVTDGRSQDEVKKSAEKLQHSGYSMFVVGVADVDMTELRSIGSKPSERHVFVVDDYDAFAKIQDNLITFICETATSTCPLIYINGFTTPGFRMLEAFNITDKTFAAMNGVSMEPGSFNSYIAYRLHKDSFLNQPTKEIHPDGLPPSYTIILLFRLLPDTPSEAFDIWQIADKNNNPEVGVTVNPSSKTVTFYNKDTRGEIQRATFNEQQVRRVFHGSFHKLHITVSPEKVKLNIDCQEVAEKPIKEANNITLDGYEVLGKMVKSGGGRRQSATFQLQMFDIVCSLSWISRDRCCDLPATRDEAKCPSLPHSCTCTQDSIGPQGPPGPLGSPGTKGPRGDRGDPGKPGSMGPRGEQGLPGSMGPPGPQGPNGLSLPGEPGRPGPKGDPGDPGMPGLQGPAGQRGPLGPVGPSGARGPPGKEGPSGPRGPPGPMGNPGNPGVPGITGKPGKPGDPGSPGPVGLKGEKGERGDFASQNMMRSIARQVCEQLVNSQMSRVDMLLNQIPSGYRSNTPGPPGPPGPPGNTGSRGEPGQPGRTGFTGNPGLPGNQGERGLPGDKGERGAPGTGIRGQRGPSGPPGPPGESRTGSPGPSGSAGPRGPPGRQGTPGVRGPPGPPGYCDSSQCVGIPYNGQGYTANQYPPEPEVVNIPVEPAGEFETRNPRGKRSLPQDNTETLAS; encoded by the exons TGGAGCCGCCCTCAAACTTGAAATTTCACATTCTAAATGAGAATACAGTGGAAATGTCGTGGATGAGACCCTCGGCAACGATAGAGGGCTTCAAAATACAAGTGCAAGTGCCGGATGGAG ATGAACCGACCAGAGACTTTACCCTAGATGCATCTGCCACTATGACATCGCTCACTGACCTGACCCCTGACTTGGACTACTCTGTGTCAATAAGCTCCTATTATGGCTCAGAGGAGAGCATCCCCATCTTTGGACAACTGACCA TCCAGTCCAGTAACAGCAGCGGACGAGTCAGGAGGCCACAGGCAGATGCAATCA AGTGTTCGGTCAGTGCGATAGCCGACTTGGTTTTCCTGGTGGACGGCTCTTGGAGTGTAGGAAGAGAAAACTTCAAACACATCCGGAGCTTTATCGGCTCGCTGGCAGGGGCCTTTGACATTGGCGAGGACAAAACCCGTGTGGCGGTGGTTCAGTACAGCTCAGACACTCGTACAGAGTTCCCCCTCACTCGTTACACCAGGAGAGGAGACCTGCTCCAAGCTATCAACTCACTTCCGTATAAAGGAGGAAATACCATGACAG GCGATGCCATAGAGTACCTGGTGAGAAACATTTTCACTGAGGCAGCTGGATCCAGGAAAGCTTTTCCAAAGGTAGCCATGATCATCACTGATGGAAAATCCCAAGACCCAGTGGAGGCGCATGCTAGAAGACTTAGGAACATTGGAGTGGAAATATTTGTCCTAG GTATCAAAGGAGCAGATGAGGATGAGCTCAGGGAAATAGCCTCCACACCTCACAGCAAACACGTGTACAATGTGCCCAACTTTGACATGATCCAGGAGGTCCAGAAAGAGATCATAACACAAGTGTGCTCCGGTGTTGACGAGCAGCTGAACATTCTGGTCAGCGGAGAGGAGA TGGTGGAGCCAGCCTCCAACTTGGAGGTCACAGAAGTTTCATCCAAGTCAATGAGGGTGACGTGGGCCCCGTCTCTGGGTGATATCACGGGCTACAAGCTAACCCTCAATCCCATGCTGCCCGGCATGAAACGCCAAGAGCTGTACATTGGGGCTGGACAGACATCCGTCAACGTCCGTGACCTTTCCCCCGAGACCGAGTATGAAATCAGCCTGTACGCACTCAAAGGTCTGACTCCCAGTGAACCCATCGTTGAACTGGAGAAGACGCAGCCTGTCAAGGTGTCAACAG AGTGCTCACTGGGAGTGGATGTGCAGGCCGATGTAGTCCTGCTGGTCGATGGCTCGTACAGTATCGGATTACAAAACTTTGCAAAAGTCCGTGCCTTCCTGGAGGTTCTGGTCAACTCCTTTGACATCGGACCAAACAAAATCCAGATTAGCTTGGTCCAGTACAGTCGCGACACATACACCGAGTTTGCCCTCAACACTCACCATGACATTAACGCTGTCGTCAGAGCTGTGCGCACCTTCCCCTACCGCGGCGGTTCCACTAACACCGGCAGGGCCATGACTTACGTCAGGGAGAAGATCTTCGTCCCAGCTCGTGGAGCGAGACAGAACATCCCCCGCGTCATGGTCCTGATCACAGACGGAAAGTCGTCAGACTCTTTTAGGGATGCGGCCACCAAACTGAGGAATATTGATGTGGAAATATTTGCTGTTGGCGTGAAGGATGCGGTGAGATCAGAGCTGGAGGCCATCGCTAATCCACCGGCTGACACCCATGTGTATGAGGTGGAGGACTTTGACGCTTTTCAGAGGATCTCTAAGGAGCTGACTCAGTCCATCTGTCTGAGGATTGAACAGGAGCTGCTCAACATCAAAAAGAGAA GTTTGCTTCCACCGAGCGATTTGCGCTTTTCTGAAATTACCTCCCGAAGCTTCCGTGCCACCTGGGTACCTCCTCTTGCCAATGTCTTGTCTTACCTGCTACGTTTCCGCAAGGCGGAAGATGTCACCGGAGACTACATTTCCCTGGCTTTGCCCGGCGATACCAACACAGCTGTCCTTCCCCATCTTTATCCCCTCACCACCTATGAAGTCAATGTCTTTGCTCAGTATGATAAAGGAGACAGTTTCCCTTTGACGGGTGAAGAGACAACTCTCGAAG AACAAGGAGCTGTAAGAAATCTACGAGTGACAGAAGAAACAACCAACAGTTTCAAGGTGTCGTGGCAAGCCGCGCCGGGTTCAGTGATCAGATACCGCCTGTCCTACGTCCCGCTGAGCGGCACAGGAGAGATACTGGAGGCTCAGACCCTTGGCCCAGAGACCACCATAGTCCTCCAGGAGCTCTTCCCCATCACTACCTaccgtgtgtctgtgtctgctgaGTACGCATCCGGCCTTGGAAGCGAGATGCAGGTGGATGGAACCACCAAGGAGG TCCGCGGCTCTCCCCGTGACCTGCGTGTCTTCGATGAAACAATATCTACGATGAAACTGGCGTGGAGGTCTGCTCCTGGCAATGTTCTTCAATACCGCATTGCCTTCAAACctgctgagggaggtgagaggAAGGAGATCTCTGTCAAAGGAGACACCACCCAGGCTGTACTGAAGAACCTCCAGCCAGCCACTGAGTATGAGCTGTTTGTCAGCGCTCGCTATTCTTCTGGTTTGGGCGATCCTCTCCTGGGCACCGGAACCACCTTAGAAG AGCTCGGCTCACCCAGAGACTTGGTGACCAGTGACGTCACAGACACCAGTTTTGCCGTGTCTTGGACCGCGGCCCCGGGTAACGTTCGTCAGTACAGGGTCACGTACAAGTCTCTGTTCACTACGGAGTCTGGGGAAGCAGTAATACCAGGAAGCAGCACCACCACAGTTTTGCAGGGTCTCACCCCAGAGACACGCTACGAGGTGTCTGTGTTTGCCGTCTACGGCCATGGAACGGGCCAGGCATTGGTTGGAGAAGAAACCACAGATG TTTCAGCTGCTGGCAGATCGATCGTCGTCTCAGAGGAGACGGAGAAGTCCATGAAGGTGACATGGCAGCCGGCACCTGGAAACGTCGTCAACTACCGCGTCACTTACAAACCACAGGCAGGAGGGCGCCAGCTGGCGGCCAAAGTGCCCGGTGGCACTACCACCACTGTGCTGAGACGCCTTACCCCTCTCACCACTTATGACATCACTGTGGTGCCCGTTTATCGCTCCGGAGAAGGCAAAGCAAGGCAAGGGGAAGGAACTACAT TAACACCTTACAAAGGCCCGAGGAACCTCCAGACTTCAGAGCCCACCAAGACCAGTTTCCGTGTAACCTGGGACCACGCTCCCGGTGACGTTAGGGGCTACAAAGTCACTTACCACCCAGTGGAGGATGACATCGACCTGGGGCAACTTCTGGTTGGTCCCTATGATAACACTGTGGTGCTGGAAGAACTCAG AGCTGGTACCAAATACACAGTGAGTGTGTTCGGTATGTTTGAAGGAGGGGAGAGCATGCCGTTGGCTGGAGAGGAGTACACCACCTACTCTGACGCACCTGATCCTCCAAATTTTGACAAGCCAA ATACGATGTGTAGGACCAATGCTCAGGCTGACATTGTGCTTCTGGTGGACGGCTCCTGGAGTATCGGACGTCTGAACTTCAAGACTATTCGTGCCTTCATTGCACGTATGGTGGGCGTCTTTGACATCGGCCCTGATCGGGTCCAAATCG GGCTTGCTCAGTACAGCGGAGACCCAAAGACCGAATGGCACTTGAATGCTCACCGAACCCGAGAGTCTCTCCTGGATGCTGTGTCCAACCTGCCCTACAAGGGAGGAAACACCATGACAG GTCTGGCTTTGAACTACATCCTCCAGAACAATTTCAAAGAGGACGTCGGGATGCGTCCCAGCGCTCGAAAGATTGGCGTCTTGATCACTGACGGAAAATCGCAGGATGATGTCATTGCCAACTCTCAAAACTTGCGCAATCAGGGCATTGAGCTCTATGCCATCG GTATTAAGAATGCAGACGAGAACGAGCTGAGGTCCATCGCCTCTGAGCCGAATGACATTCACATGTACAACGTGGCCGATTTCTCCTTCCTGCTGGACATTGTGGACCGGGTTTCTGACAACCTGTGTAACAGTGTCAAAGGGCCAG GAGGCGCTCCAGATGCACCCACTAATCTGGTGACATCAGAGGTGACTCACCGGTCCTTCAGAGTCACCTGGGACGGCCCCGACGACCAACCAGAAAAGTACCGTGTGGAGTACAGGACTTTATCGGGAGCCCCACAAcag GTGATCGTGGACGGCAGTCAGACCACTGTGGTTCTCCAGAGGCTGAACCCTCTCACACAGTACCTGGTCAGCGTCTACTCCGTGGTGGGAGAGGAGAGCAGTGATGCTTTGGATGGAAAAGAGACCACAC TTCCTCTGAGTGCCGTGAGGAGGATGGAGATTTACGATCAGCAGGTCACCACCATGAGAGTGAGATGGGAAAGGGCACCGGGAGCCACAGGCTACATGCTGCTCTACAGCGCCATCAATGCTACGCAGCCCACTACAGAGCAGGAG ATCAGAGTGGGCGGCGACACAACCGACGTCCAGCTGGTGAAGTTGCTCCCCAACACGGCCTACACGCTTTCCCTATTTGCCCTCCATGGAGAATCAGCCAGCGAACCACTGACCAAACAGGGAGTCACAT TGCCCATGCCACCTGCGGGAGAACTGAGGGTTCGGGATATTACCCACAGCACCATGACGCTTGACTGGGATGCTGCTCCCGGTCCCGTTCGCAAGTACCTCATCACCTATAAGCCTGAGAGTGGAGATGCAAAAGAA CTGGAAGTGGGAGGACGCGTGACCAGCAGACAGTTGGATAACCTGATCTCTCAGACCGAGTACGCTTTAGCTGTTACTCCAGTCTACGACGAAGGTCCCGGACAGCCGATGCTGGGAGAGGCCATCACAG ATGTGGTTCCAGCACCAAAGAACCTGCGATTCACAGAAGTCACGCATACCAGCTTTGTAGCTCACTGGGAGCATGGAGCGCCTGACGTGGCTCTGTACCGCATTGGCTGGGTTAAGAAGGGAGATGCCAACACCCAATAC GCCATTCTGAACAATGATGAGACGACCCACCTGCTGGAGAACTTGGAGTCAGACACGCCCTACGACGTGTCCGTCACTGCGATCTACCCGGATGAGTCGGAGAGCGAGGACCTGCTAGGCACCGAGAGGACAT TGCGCCGTCAAAATGGTTCCCCAC TGCCTCTTCCAGCGCCCACCAACCTGGTTGTGTACAATGAAACCACCACCACTCTGAACGCCATGTGGACTCCACCGACGGGCCGTGTCCAGAACTACAAGATCTCTTACGTCCCCACATCTGGAGGCAGGATTCAGACT ACCCAGGTTGGAGGAAAGAAGACTACAGTCCTGCTTCCTAAGCTGACGCCTGACACCGAGTACGCCATCAGCGTGGTGGCAGTCTATGCCAAAGGAGCTAGCGGGCCGCTGGAGGGCATCGGAAAGACCA AGCCTCTGGGTGGTGTTAGGAACCTGCGGGTAACTGACCCCACCACCAGCACCCTGACCGTCCAGTGGGAGCCTGCTGAGGGTAGCGTCCGTCAGTACAGGATCTTCTATGTGTCTGCAGCTGGAGGAGTGGAAGACATG GTGCAGGTATCAGGCAGTACCTACAGTACCGTCCTGAGGAACCTGGATTCTGATACTGTGTACACTGTGTCTGTGGTTCCCGTATATGCTGCTGGAGAAGGACTGCGCATGTCTGAGAACGGCAAAACAT TGGAGCGCAGCCCCGTCAGAAACATCCAGGTTTACAACCCCACCACCAACACTTTGAACGTTCGCTGGGAAGCTGCCACAGGTCCAGTCCAGCAGTACCGGGTGGTCTACTCTCCTCTGAACGGTGCCAAGCCTTCAGAATCA ATTCTGGTACCAGGGTCAACCACCACAGCCTTGTTGCAGCAGCTGCTTCCAAACACTGATTACAATGTGGGAGTTGTTGCTCTGTACAGCGATGGCGAAGGACCTGCTATCATGGATGAAGGAAAGACAT TGCCTCGAAGTGCCCCGAGGAACCTGCGCGTATACGACCCCACCACCACTACCCTCTCTGTCAGCTGGGACCATGCAGATGGTCCTGTCATGGAGTACCGCATCACCTACGCCCAGATCACAGGAGACCCGATTGAGGGATAT ACTACAGTGCCAGGAAACCGAAACAACGTGATCCTGCAGAACCTGGACCCGGACACGCCGTATAACATCAAAGTGACCGCCATCTATGCTGATGGAGCAGGAGGAGAGGTGGATGGTGACGGACGCACAG TGGGAATGCTCGGCCCCAGGAATCTGCGTGTTTCTGATGAGTGGTACACCCGCTTCAGGGTGTCCTGGGACCCCGCCCCCTCCAGGGTTAACGGATACAAGATTATCTACCAACCTGAGG GCTCGGATGAGTCCATGGAGGTGTCTGTTGGAGACGTAACCTCCCACCAGCTCCATAACCTGAAACCTGGAACCACCTATGACCTGAAGGTGTTGGCACAGTACAACACGGGTGACAGTGCACCTTTGGTCGGTCAAGGCACCACCT TGTATCTGAATGTGACGGACTTGAACACCTACAACGTTGGCTACGACTCCTTCTGCCTCCGATGGGCCCCTCACAGAGCGGCCACCTCTTACAGACTCAAAGTCAATCCTTTTGATA CCTCCAGGAGCGGGGCTCAGGAGATCACCGTCAGAGGCTCAGAGAACAGTTACTGCTTTGACGGCTTAACCCCCGACACTCTTTACAATGCCACCGTGTACACGCAAACGCCCAATCTCGAGGGACCTGGAGTCAGTATCAAAGAGAGGACGT TGGTTAAACCCACCCCAGTGCCAACAAAGGctcccactcctcctcctccagcaaCAGTCCCACCTGCGTTAGATG TGTGCAAAGGTGCCAAGGCCGACCTGGTCTTCCTGATCGATGGTTCCTGGAGTATTGGAGACGACAGCTTCAATAAAGTCCTCCAGTTTGTTACAAGCATGACTGCAGCCTTCGATGTCATCAGCCCTAAAGGCATGCAG GTTTCATTTGTGCAGTACAGCGATGACGCCAGGACCGAGTTCAAACTGAACACCTACCACGACAAAGGCATCGTGATCTCAGCTCTGCAGGGCGTCCGCTACAGAGGAGGCAACACCAAGACAG GCATTGCTTTGAAGCACGTCTATGAGAAGGTGTTCACCTCAGACAACGGCATGAGGAGGAACGTCCCGAAGGTGCTGGTGGTCGTCACGGACGGACGCTCCCAGGATGAGGTCAAGAAGAGTGCAGagaagctgcagcattctg GCTACAGCATGTTTGTGGTCGGAGTGGCCGACGTGGATATGACCGAGCTGAGAAGCATCGGCAGCAAGCCCAGCGAGAGACACGTGTTTGTGGTAGACGACTACGACGCTTTTGCCAAAATCCAGGACAACCTGATCACCTTCATTTGTGAAACAGCCACTTCCA CTTGCCCTCTGATCTACATCAATGGATTCACCACGCCTG GCTTCAGGATGCTCGAGGCGTTCAATATCACAGACAAGACATTCGCTGCCATGAACGGTGTGTCCATGGAGCCGGGCTCCTTTAACAGCTACATCGCCTACAGGCTGCACAAAGATTCCTTCCTGAACCAGCCCACCAA GGAGATCCATCCGGATGGTCTTCCCCCTTCTTACACCATCATCCTGCTCTTCCGCCTCTTGCCCGACACGCCCTCTGAAGCTTTTGATATCTGGCAGATTGccgacaaaaacaacaaccctgAAGTCGGGGTCACGGTCAACC CTTCCAGCAAAACAGTCACGTTCTACAACAAGGACACCCGAGGAGAGATCCAGAGAGCCACATTTAACGAGCAGCAAGTGAGGCGGGTTTTCCACGGCAGCTTCCACAAG CTCCACATCACCGTCTCTCCAGAGAAAGTCAAGCTCAACATTGACTGCCAAGAGGTGGCAGAGAAGCCCATCAAAGAGGCCAACAACATCACACTGGATGGCTATGAAGTGCTTGGCAAGATGGTCAAGTCTGGAGGTGGAAGGAGGCAGTCTGCTACA TTCCAGCTCCAGATGTTCGATATCGTCTGCAGTTTGAGCTGGATCAGCCGAGACAGATGCTGCGACCTGCCTGCAACA AGAGATGAGGCCAAGTGTCCATCCCTTCCTCACTCTTGCACGTGCACGCAGGACAGCATCGGCCCCCAGGGACCTCCTGGACCTTTG GGAAGCCCGGGCACCAAAGGACCTCGAGGAGACAGAGGAGATCCTGGCAAGCCT GGTTCGATGGGTCCACGTGGTGAGCAAGGACTTCCAGGTTCGATGGGACCACCAGGTCCACAAGGCCCTAACGGACTCTCTCTGCCTGGAGAACCA GGTCGCCCAGGACCGAAGGGAGATCCCGGAGACCCAGGCATGCCCGGTCTGCAA GGTCCTGCTGGACAGCGCGGTCCTCTGGGCCCCGTTGGACCGAGCGGAGCGCGG GGGCCACCAGGAAAGGAGGGACCATCTGGACCCAGAGGCCCACCAGGACCCATG